From a single Nissabacter sp. SGAir0207 genomic region:
- the mukF gene encoding chromosome partition protein MukF, with protein MSEISQTVPELVAWARKNDFSISLPTERLAFLLAIATLNGERLDGEMSEGELVDAFRHVSQGFEQTNETINVRANNAINDMVKQRLINRFTSEHADGLAIYRLTPLGIGITDYYIRQREFSTLRLSMQLSMVAQELKRAADAAEENGDELHWHRQVFAPLKYSVAEVFDSIDLSQRLMDEQQQGVKEDIAALLNKDWRAAISSCELLLSETSGTLRELQDTLEAAGDKLQANLLRIQAAMPMEMELGFIDKLVFDLQNKLDRIISWGQQAIDLWIGYDRHVHKFIRTAIDMDKNRVFAQRLRQSVQNYFDQPWTLTYANAERLIDMRDEELALRSEEVTGELPPDLEFEEFNEIREQLAAMIEAALAVYRDENTPLNLGAVMRDYLAQYPRARHFDVARIVVDQAVRLGVAEADFTGLPAEWQAINDYGAKVQAHVIDKY; from the coding sequence ATGAGTGAAATTTCCCAGACTGTACCCGAACTGGTCGCCTGGGCACGGAAAAATGACTTCTCCATTTCGCTCCCCACGGAGCGGCTGGCCTTTTTACTGGCGATAGCAACCCTCAATGGCGAACGCCTTGACGGTGAAATGAGTGAGGGTGAGTTGGTCGATGCGTTTCGTCACGTCAGCCAGGGCTTTGAGCAGACCAATGAGACCATTAACGTTCGTGCCAACAACGCCATCAATGACATGGTCAAACAGCGGCTGATCAACCGCTTCACCAGCGAACATGCGGATGGCCTCGCCATCTACCGCCTGACGCCGCTGGGCATCGGCATTACCGACTACTACATCCGCCAGCGCGAATTCTCCACGCTGCGCCTCTCCATGCAGCTATCGATGGTGGCGCAGGAGCTGAAACGCGCCGCCGACGCCGCGGAAGAGAACGGCGATGAGCTGCACTGGCACCGTCAGGTGTTCGCGCCGTTGAAGTACTCGGTGGCGGAGGTGTTTGACAGCATCGACCTGAGCCAGCGCCTGATGGATGAGCAGCAGCAGGGGGTGAAAGAGGATATCGCCGCGCTGCTCAACAAGGATTGGCGCGCCGCCATCTCCAGCTGTGAGCTGCTGCTCTCCGAGACCTCCGGCACACTGCGCGAGTTGCAGGATACCCTGGAGGCCGCCGGTGACAAATTGCAGGCCAACCTGTTGCGCATTCAGGCGGCAATGCCGATGGAGATGGAGCTGGGCTTTATCGACAAGCTGGTGTTTGACCTGCAAAACAAGCTGGATCGCATCATCAGTTGGGGCCAGCAGGCCATCGATCTCTGGATCGGCTACGACCGCCACGTGCACAAGTTTATCCGTACCGCCATCGATATGGACAAGAACCGCGTCTTCGCCCAGCGCCTGCGGCAGTCGGTGCAGAACTACTTTGACCAGCCCTGGACGCTGACCTACGCCAACGCCGAGCGCCTGATCGACATGCGCGATGAGGAGCTGGCGCTGCGCAGCGAAGAGGTCACCGGCGAGTTGCCACCGGATCTGGAGTTCGAGGAGTTCAACGAGATCCGCGAACAGCTGGCGGCCATGATCGAGGCGGCTCTGGCGGTCTACCGGGACGAAAACACCCCGCTCAATCTGGGCGCGGTGATGCGCGATTACCTGGCGCAATACCCGCGTGCGCGTCATTTCGATGTGGCACGCATCGTGGTCGACCAGGCGGTACGCCTCGGTGTGGCCGAAGCAGATTTCACCGGATTGCCGGCCGAATGGCAGGCGATCAATGATTACGGAGCCAAGGTACAGGCCCATGTCATCGACAAATATTGA
- a CDS encoding Trm112 family protein, giving the protein MDHRLLEIVACPVCNGKLYFNKENQELVCKADGLAYPVRDGIPVLLENEARALSADERHP; this is encoded by the coding sequence ATGGATCATCGTTTACTGGAAATAGTGGCCTGCCCGGTCTGCAACGGCAAACTCTATTTCAACAAAGAGAATCAGGAACTGGTATGCAAGGCGGACGGCCTGGCCTACCCGGTGCGGGACGGCATCCCGGTGCTGCTGGAGAATGAGGCGCGCGCGCTGTCAGCAGACGAGAGGCACCCATGA
- the elyC gene encoding envelope biogenesis factor ElyC — protein sequence MLFDLKKWVGGLMMPLSFLLLIMGVALILLWCTQWQRTGKVLISCAWLFLLLLSLQPVADRLLRPLEARFPTYQGTTSVGYIVVLGGGYTFNPEWAPSSNLIGNSLPRVTEGVRQYLRHPGAKLVFTGAAAPTNPVSSARTAALVAESLGVPAGDIIMLDQPRDTEQEAAQVATLVGKQPFLLITSANHLPRAIGFFHARGLQPIPVPANQLAISSPLNGWEQAIPQALYLAHSERVWYEGLGRLWQRLRGSQESQGNN from the coding sequence ATGCTTTTTGACCTGAAAAAGTGGGTGGGCGGCCTGATGATGCCGCTCTCTTTTCTGTTGTTGATCATGGGCGTTGCGCTCATCCTGCTCTGGTGTACCCAGTGGCAACGCACGGGAAAAGTGCTGATTTCCTGCGCCTGGCTGTTTTTATTGCTGCTAAGCCTGCAACCGGTCGCCGATCGCTTGCTGAGGCCGCTAGAGGCACGCTTCCCAACTTACCAAGGCACCACATCGGTGGGCTACATTGTGGTACTGGGCGGCGGCTACACCTTCAACCCAGAGTGGGCACCAAGCTCCAACCTGATTGGCAACAGCCTGCCGCGCGTGACGGAGGGGGTACGGCAATACCTGCGCCACCCCGGCGCGAAACTGGTGTTCACTGGCGCGGCCGCGCCAACCAACCCGGTCAGTAGCGCGCGCACGGCGGCGCTGGTGGCGGAGAGTCTGGGGGTACCGGCTGGCGACATCATCATGTTGGATCAGCCGCGCGACACCGAACAGGAGGCGGCGCAGGTGGCCACGCTGGTGGGGAAACAGCCCTTCCTGCTGATCACCTCTGCCAACCACCTGCCGCGGGCAATTGGCTTCTTCCACGCGCGCGGGTTGCAGCCGATTCCGGTGCCAGCCAACCAGCTGGCGATCAGCTCCCCGCTGAATGGCTGGGAGCAGGCCATCCCGCAAGCGCTCTATCTCGCCCACAGTGAGCGGGTGTGGTATGAGGGGCTGGGCCGCCTGTGGCAGCGGCTGCGGGGGAGTCAGGAGAGCCAGGGCAACAACTGA
- the kdsB gene encoding 3-deoxy-manno-octulosonate cytidylyltransferase — protein MSFIAIIPARYASSRLPGKPLADIHGKPMVVHVVERARESGADRVIVATDHPEVAAAVEAAGGEVCMTRPDHQSGTERLAEVIDRLGFGDDDIIVNVQGDEPMIPPVIIRQVAENLANCQAGMATLAVPIETAEEAFNPNAVKVVRDAQGFALYFSRATIPWDRERFAQSRDAIGDHFLRHLGIYAYRAGFVRRYVTWAPSTLENIELLEQLRVLWYGEKIHVDVAQAVPAVGVDTPEDLARVRAALAK, from the coding sequence ATGAGTTTCATCGCCATCATCCCTGCCCGTTACGCCTCCAGCCGCCTGCCGGGCAAGCCACTGGCGGATATCCACGGCAAGCCAATGGTCGTGCATGTGGTCGAGCGGGCGCGTGAGTCTGGCGCGGATCGGGTGATTGTCGCTACCGATCACCCGGAAGTGGCGGCTGCGGTCGAGGCCGCAGGCGGCGAGGTGTGCATGACCCGCCCGGATCACCAGTCCGGCACCGAGCGGTTGGCCGAAGTGATTGACCGCCTGGGCTTTGGCGATGACGACATCATTGTCAACGTGCAAGGCGATGAGCCGATGATCCCGCCGGTGATTATCCGTCAGGTGGCGGAGAACCTCGCCAACTGTCAGGCGGGCATGGCGACGCTGGCGGTGCCGATTGAGACGGCGGAAGAGGCGTTCAACCCGAATGCGGTGAAAGTGGTACGTGACGCGCAAGGCTTTGCGCTCTACTTCTCCCGCGCCACCATTCCGTGGGATCGGGAGCGCTTCGCGCAGTCGCGTGACGCCATTGGCGATCACTTCCTGCGCCATCTCGGCATCTACGCCTATCGCGCGGGCTTTGTGCGCCGCTACGTCACCTGGGCGCCCAGCACGCTGGAGAACATCGAGCTGCTGGAGCAGTTACGCGTGCTGTGGTATGGCGAAAAGATCCATGTTGACGTCGCGCAGGCCGTACCGGCGGTGGGCGTAGACACCCCAGAGGATCTGGCCCGCGTCCGCGCGGCGCTGGCGAAATAA
- the mukE gene encoding chromosome partition protein MukE — protein sequence MSSTNIEAVMPVKLAQALANPLFPALDSQLRSGRHIGIEELDNHAFLMDFQDEMGDFYARYNVELIRAPEGFFYLRPRSTTLIPRSVLSELDMMVGKILCYLYLSPERLAHEGIFSQQELYDELLSLADEGKLLKFVNQRSSGSDLDRQKLQEKVRTSLNRLRRLGMVYFMGGDNNKFRITEAVFRFGADVRSGDDPREAQLRMIRDGEAMPVESSLSLRDESDEGEGEQAGDVVPARGGDEE from the coding sequence ATGTCATCGACAAATATTGAAGCAGTGATGCCAGTCAAACTGGCACAGGCCCTGGCCAACCCGCTCTTCCCGGCACTGGACAGCCAGTTGCGCAGCGGTCGCCACATCGGCATTGAAGAGCTGGACAACCACGCCTTCCTGATGGATTTCCAGGACGAAATGGGCGACTTTTACGCCCGCTACAACGTAGAGCTGATCCGCGCGCCGGAGGGGTTCTTCTACCTGCGCCCGCGCTCCACCACCCTGATCCCGCGCTCGGTGCTCTCCGAGTTGGACATGATGGTCGGCAAGATCCTCTGTTACCTCTACCTCAGCCCGGAGCGGCTGGCCCACGAGGGCATCTTCAGCCAGCAGGAGTTGTATGACGAGCTGCTGAGCCTCGCTGACGAGGGCAAGCTGCTGAAGTTCGTCAACCAGCGCTCTTCCGGCTCCGATCTGGATCGGCAGAAGTTGCAGGAGAAGGTGCGCACCTCGCTCAACCGCCTGCGTCGGCTGGGAATGGTCTACTTCATGGGCGGCGACAACAACAAGTTCCGCATTACGGAGGCGGTGTTCCGCTTCGGCGCTGACGTGCGCAGCGGCGATGATCCGCGCGAGGCGCAACTGCGTATGATCCGCGACGGTGAGGCGATGCCGGTCGAGAGCAGCCTCTCCCTGCGGGATGAGAGCGATGAGGGCGAAGGCGAACAGGCCGGTGATGTAGTGCCGGCGCGTGGAGGGGATGAAGAATGA
- the cmoM gene encoding tRNA uridine 5-oxyacetic acid(34) methyltransferase CmoM, translating into MSIPGRNFDDIAEKFARNIYGTTKGRIREAVLWQDLHQLLAALPQRPLRILDAGGGEGKMACELAALGHQVLLCDLSGEMIQRAQAAAEAKGVSHNMQFVQSAAQDIASHLDAPVDLILFHAVLEWVAEPQAVLHALYHCLAPGGALSLMFFNHHGLVMRHMVVGNFDYVDANMPVKKKRSLAPDYPLVPAEVYGWLEQMGMEIRGKTGVRVFHDYLKNKQQQTEEFAALLALEQRYCRQEPFVSLGRYIHVMAHKPNVKDES; encoded by the coding sequence ATGTCGATACCCGGCCGCAATTTTGATGATATTGCTGAGAAATTTGCCCGCAATATTTACGGCACCACCAAGGGCCGGATTCGCGAGGCCGTGCTGTGGCAGGATCTTCACCAGCTGCTGGCCGCGCTCCCGCAGCGCCCGTTGCGCATTCTCGATGCCGGCGGTGGCGAGGGAAAAATGGCCTGCGAACTGGCCGCTTTAGGACATCAGGTCTTGTTGTGCGATCTCTCCGGTGAGATGATCCAACGCGCCCAAGCGGCGGCAGAGGCCAAAGGCGTCAGCCATAACATGCAGTTTGTGCAGAGCGCCGCCCAGGATATTGCCAGCCACCTGGATGCGCCGGTGGATCTCATTTTGTTCCACGCGGTGCTGGAGTGGGTGGCGGAGCCGCAGGCAGTGCTGCACGCACTGTATCACTGCCTGGCACCGGGCGGCGCGCTGTCGCTGATGTTCTTCAATCACCACGGTCTGGTGATGCGCCATATGGTGGTCGGCAACTTCGACTACGTGGACGCCAATATGCCGGTCAAGAAGAAGCGGTCGCTGGCCCCGGACTACCCGTTGGTGCCAGCTGAGGTGTATGGCTGGCTGGAGCAGATGGGCATGGAGATCCGCGGCAAGACCGGGGTGCGCGTGTTCCATGACTACCTCAAAAATAAACAGCAGCAGACAGAGGAGTTCGCGGCGCTGCTGGCGCTGGAACAGCGCTACTGCCGGCAGGAACCTTTTGTGAGTTTGGGGCGCTACATCCATGTGATGGCGCACAAACCGAATGTGAAGGACGAATCATGA
- a CDS encoding YcbJ family phosphotransferase, with the protein MEQLKAELSQVLGEPLSRLECVSEQPYAHLFALYDAQGHAVPLLAKSYLAAGIARQEAYKLSMLSREGLVRMPAVYGLVVTRQSPYKDVLLMERLRGVPVEAPTRNPQRWETLKEQIVEGILAWHRIDSHGCVGTVDSTQENNWRNWYRQRVEVLWVTLSQMQAPQFTAADRALLYRARANLPQLFQDFDDSAVLVHGNLTLRSMVKDARSDQLLAMVNPGVVLWAPREYDLFRLSEEGAAGELLGAYLQRAPVAESFVARRWLYALWEAVGRLLHTGQLDQPAFAHASRQLLPWLS; encoded by the coding sequence ATGGAACAGCTCAAAGCCGAACTTAGCCAGGTGCTGGGCGAACCCTTGTCCCGCCTGGAGTGTGTCAGCGAACAGCCCTACGCCCACCTTTTTGCCCTCTACGACGCCCAAGGGCACGCCGTGCCGCTGCTGGCGAAGAGTTATCTTGCCGCCGGCATTGCCCGGCAGGAGGCCTATAAACTCTCAATGCTCTCGCGGGAGGGATTGGTGCGGATGCCAGCGGTCTACGGGCTGGTGGTGACCCGCCAGTCGCCCTACAAGGATGTGCTGTTGATGGAGCGGCTGCGCGGCGTGCCGGTGGAGGCCCCGACGCGCAACCCGCAGCGCTGGGAGACGCTGAAAGAGCAGATTGTCGAGGGCATTCTGGCGTGGCATCGCATTGACAGCCACGGCTGCGTCGGCACGGTGGACAGCACGCAGGAGAACAACTGGCGCAACTGGTATCGCCAGCGGGTTGAGGTGCTGTGGGTGACACTCAGCCAGATGCAGGCCCCGCAGTTCACGGCGGCGGATCGGGCGCTGCTCTACCGCGCCCGCGCCAACTTGCCGCAACTGTTCCAGGATTTTGATGACAGCGCGGTGCTGGTGCATGGCAACCTGACCCTGCGCAGCATGGTGAAGGACGCGCGCAGTGACCAGCTGCTGGCGATGGTCAATCCCGGCGTGGTGCTGTGGGCGCCGCGCGAGTATGACCTGTTCCGCCTTAGCGAGGAGGGGGCCGCTGGCGAGCTGCTGGGGGCTTACCTGCAACGCGCGCCGGTGGCGGAAAGCTTTGTCGCGCGCCGCTGGCTCTATGCCCTGTGGGAGGCGGTTGGCCGGCTGCTGCATACCGGCCAGCTTGACCAACCGGCCTTCGCCCATGCCAGCCGTCAGTTGTTGCCCTGGCTCTCCTGA
- the mukB gene encoding chromosome partition protein MukB yields MIERGKFRSLTLVNWNGFFARTFDLDELVTTLSGGNGAGKSTTMAAFVTALIPDLTLLHFRNTTEAGATSGSRDKGLHGKLRAGVCYSALDVVNSRHQRVIVGVRLQQVAGRDRKVDIKAFTIQGLPTALQPTQILTETVGERQARVLPLQELKEKVEAMEGVQFKQFNSITDYHSLMFDLGVIPRRLRSSSDRSKFYRLIEASLYGGISSTITRSLRDYLLPENSGVRKAFQDMEAALRENRMTLEAIRVTQSDRDLFKHLISEATSYVAADYMRHANERRVHLDGALTLRNELLAGRKQLIHEQYRHVEMARELGEHSGAESDLETDYQAASDHLNLVQTAMRQQEKIERYQSDLDELTYRLEEQNEVVAEAADLHAEHEARAEAAEAEVDELKSQLADYQQALDVQQTRAIQYQQALHALNRARELCELPDLESANAGQWLETFNAREQEATDTLLQLEQKMSVAAAAHSQFEHAYQLVVNIAGEVGRSEAWQTARDLLREWGTQQHQAERVAPLRLRLSELEQRLREQQEAERQLQEFCKRSGRDCPPEELESAQYELEERIETLTAAVDEAGEQRMAMRQEMEQLQQRIKALTARAPVWLAAQEALDQLAVQSGEELEGSQQVTEYMQQLLEQERETTVERDEVAAAKRLVDAQIERLSQPGGAEDPRLVALAERFGGVLLSEIYDDVTLDDAPYFSALYGPSRHAIVVPDLSLIRDQLNGMEECPEDLYLIEGDPQSFDDSVLDVEELERAVVVKVADRQWRYSRFPSVPLFGRAARESRLETLHQERETLAERYATLSFDVQKIQRAHQAFSRFIGTHLAVAFEDDPEAEMRALATRRSELERALAAHEAQNQQQRQQFEQAKEGIAQLNRLLPRVALLCDDTLPDRVEEIREELEEAQEAARAIQQHGAALAKLEPLVSVLQSDPEQHEQLKADYADAQHLQRLAKQQAFALTEVVQRRAHFSYTDSAGMVHDNSDLNDKLRQRLEHAEADRTRARDQLRQHQAQLTQYSQVLASLKSSYDAKRDMLKELTQELQDIGVRADADAEARARSRRDELHAALNNNRARRNQLEKQLTFCEAEMDTLQKRLRKVERDYHQLREQVVAAKAGWCAVMRLVKDNGMERRLHRRELAYMGADELRSMSDKALGALRLAVADNEHLRDVLRLSEDPKRPERKVQFYIAVYQHLRERIRQDIIRTDDPVEAIEQMEIELGRLTEELTAREQKLAISSKSVANIIRKTIQREQNRIRMLNQGLQAVAFGQVKSVRLNVNVREAHATLLEVLSEQQEQHQDLFNSNRLTFSEALAKLYQRLNPQIDMGQRTPQTIGEELLDYRNYLEMEVEVNRGSDGWLRAESGALSTGEAIGTGMSILVMVVQSWEEESRRLRGKDISPCRLLFLDEAARLDAKSIATLFELCERLEMQLIIAAPENISPEKGTTYKLVRKVVQNHEHVHVVGLRGFAPVEPVIDSSVAAEA; encoded by the coding sequence ATGATTGAACGCGGTAAATTTCGCTCACTGACGCTGGTCAACTGGAACGGCTTCTTTGCCCGTACCTTTGACCTCGACGAGCTGGTCACCACCCTGTCGGGCGGCAACGGTGCCGGGAAATCCACCACCATGGCGGCCTTTGTCACTGCCCTGATCCCGGATTTGACGCTGCTGCACTTCCGCAACACCACCGAGGCGGGCGCCACCAGCGGCTCGCGTGACAAGGGGCTGCACGGCAAACTGCGCGCTGGCGTCTGTTATTCGGCGCTGGATGTGGTCAACTCCCGCCACCAGCGGGTGATTGTCGGCGTGCGCCTGCAACAGGTCGCCGGGCGCGACCGCAAGGTGGACATCAAGGCGTTTACCATCCAGGGGCTGCCGACCGCGCTGCAACCGACGCAGATCCTGACCGAAACGGTCGGGGAGCGTCAGGCGCGCGTGCTGCCGTTGCAGGAGCTGAAAGAGAAAGTCGAGGCGATGGAGGGGGTGCAGTTCAAGCAGTTCAACTCCATCACTGACTACCACTCGCTGATGTTTGATCTGGGCGTCATCCCGCGCCGCCTGCGCTCCTCCTCGGATCGCAGCAAGTTCTACCGCCTGATTGAGGCGTCGCTGTATGGCGGCATCTCCAGCACCATTACCCGCTCGCTGCGCGACTACCTGCTGCCGGAAAACAGCGGCGTGCGCAAGGCGTTTCAGGACATGGAAGCGGCACTGCGCGAGAACCGCATGACGCTGGAGGCGATCCGCGTCACCCAGTCTGACCGCGATCTCTTCAAGCACCTGATCTCCGAAGCGACCTCCTACGTGGCTGCTGACTACATGCGCCACGCCAATGAGCGCCGGGTACATCTGGATGGCGCGCTGACACTGCGCAATGAGCTGCTCGCCGGCCGCAAGCAGCTGATCCATGAGCAGTACCGCCATGTCGAGATGGCGCGTGAGCTGGGTGAGCACAGCGGCGCGGAGTCAGACCTTGAGACCGACTATCAGGCCGCGAGCGACCACCTGAATCTGGTGCAGACCGCGATGCGCCAGCAGGAGAAAATTGAGCGCTACCAGTCCGATCTGGATGAGCTGACCTACCGGCTGGAGGAGCAGAATGAGGTGGTGGCCGAGGCCGCCGACCTGCACGCTGAGCATGAGGCGCGCGCTGAAGCCGCCGAAGCCGAGGTGGACGAGCTGAAGAGCCAGCTGGCCGACTACCAGCAGGCGCTGGATGTGCAGCAGACGCGCGCCATCCAGTACCAGCAGGCGCTGCACGCGCTCAACCGCGCGCGCGAGTTGTGCGAGCTGCCGGATCTGGAGAGCGCCAACGCCGGGCAGTGGCTGGAGACCTTCAACGCCAGAGAGCAGGAGGCCACCGACACCCTGTTGCAGCTTGAGCAGAAGATGAGCGTGGCCGCGGCGGCGCACAGCCAGTTTGAGCACGCCTACCAGCTGGTGGTGAACATCGCTGGCGAGGTGGGGCGCAGCGAGGCGTGGCAAACCGCGCGCGACCTGCTGCGCGAGTGGGGCACCCAGCAGCATCAGGCCGAGCGGGTCGCCCCGTTGCGCCTGCGCCTGAGCGAGCTGGAGCAGCGCCTGCGTGAACAGCAGGAGGCCGAGCGCCAGTTGCAGGAGTTCTGCAAACGCAGCGGGCGTGACTGCCCGCCGGAGGAGCTGGAGAGCGCCCAGTATGAGCTGGAGGAGCGCATCGAGACCCTCACCGCCGCCGTGGATGAGGCCGGTGAGCAGCGCATGGCGATGCGTCAGGAGATGGAGCAGCTGCAACAGCGCATCAAGGCGCTGACCGCGCGCGCGCCAGTCTGGCTGGCGGCGCAGGAGGCACTGGATCAGCTGGCCGTCCAGAGTGGCGAGGAGCTGGAGGGTAGCCAGCAGGTCACTGAGTACATGCAGCAGTTGCTGGAGCAGGAGCGCGAAACCACCGTGGAGCGCGACGAGGTGGCGGCGGCCAAGCGGCTGGTGGATGCGCAGATTGAGCGCCTGAGCCAGCCGGGCGGCGCAGAGGATCCGCGTCTGGTGGCGCTGGCCGAGCGCTTCGGCGGCGTGCTGCTCTCCGAGATCTATGATGACGTCACCCTGGATGACGCGCCGTACTTCTCGGCGCTCTATGGCCCGTCGCGCCACGCCATCGTGGTGCCGGATCTCTCGTTGATCCGCGATCAGCTTAATGGAATGGAGGAGTGCCCGGAGGATCTCTACCTGATCGAGGGCGATCCGCAATCCTTTGACGACAGCGTGCTGGATGTCGAGGAGCTGGAGCGTGCGGTAGTGGTCAAGGTCGCCGATCGCCAGTGGCGCTACTCGCGCTTCCCGTCCGTGCCGCTGTTTGGCCGCGCGGCGCGTGAGAGCCGGCTGGAGACGCTGCATCAGGAGCGCGAGACATTGGCGGAGCGCTACGCGACGCTCTCCTTTGACGTGCAGAAGATCCAGCGCGCCCATCAGGCCTTCAGCCGCTTTATCGGCACCCACCTGGCGGTGGCGTTTGAGGACGATCCTGAGGCGGAGATGCGGGCGCTGGCCACGCGCCGCAGCGAGCTGGAGCGCGCGCTGGCAGCCCATGAGGCGCAGAACCAGCAGCAGCGCCAGCAGTTTGAGCAGGCGAAAGAGGGCATTGCCCAACTGAACCGCCTGTTGCCACGGGTGGCGTTGCTGTGTGACGACACCCTGCCAGACCGCGTGGAGGAGATCCGCGAGGAGCTGGAGGAGGCACAGGAGGCCGCGCGTGCCATCCAGCAGCACGGGGCCGCGCTGGCCAAACTCGAGCCGTTGGTGTCAGTGTTGCAGAGCGACCCGGAGCAGCATGAGCAGCTCAAGGCGGATTACGCTGACGCGCAGCACCTGCAACGTCTGGCGAAACAGCAAGCCTTCGCCCTGACCGAAGTGGTGCAGCGCCGCGCCCACTTCAGCTACACCGATTCGGCGGGCATGGTGCATGACAACAGCGACCTGAATGACAAGCTGCGCCAGCGGCTGGAGCATGCGGAGGCGGATCGCACCCGCGCGCGCGATCAGTTGCGCCAGCATCAGGCCCAGCTGACCCAGTACAGCCAGGTGCTGGCCTCGCTGAAAAGTTCCTATGACGCCAAGCGCGACATGCTGAAGGAGCTGACGCAGGAGTTGCAGGATATTGGCGTCCGGGCGGATGCCGACGCGGAGGCGCGTGCGCGCAGCCGCCGCGATGAGCTGCACGCCGCGCTGAACAATAACCGCGCCCGTCGCAACCAGCTGGAGAAGCAGCTGACCTTCTGCGAAGCGGAGATGGATACCCTACAGAAGCGGTTGCGTAAGGTGGAGCGGGATTACCACCAGCTGCGCGAGCAGGTGGTGGCGGCGAAAGCTGGCTGGTGCGCGGTGATGCGGCTGGTGAAAGATAATGGCATGGAGCGTCGCCTGCATCGCCGTGAACTGGCCTACATGGGTGCCGACGAACTGCGCTCCATGTCGGACAAGGCGCTGGGCGCGCTGCGGCTGGCGGTGGCGGACAACGAACACCTGCGCGATGTGCTGCGCCTCTCCGAAGATCCGAAGCGACCGGAGCGCAAGGTGCAGTTCTATATCGCCGTCTACCAGCATCTGCGCGAGCGCATCCGTCAGGACATCATCCGTACCGATGATCCGGTGGAGGCGATTGAGCAGATGGAGATTGAGCTGGGCCGCCTGACGGAGGAGCTGACCGCCCGCGAGCAGAAGCTGGCCATCAGTTCGAAGAGCGTGGCGAACATCATCCGCAAAACCATCCAGCGCGAGCAGAACCGCATCCGGATGCTCAATCAGGGCCTGCAGGCCGTGGCCTTCGGCCAGGTGAAGAGCGTCCGGCTCAACGTCAATGTGCGCGAGGCGCACGCCACGCTGCTGGAGGTGCTCTCTGAGCAGCAGGAGCAGCATCAGGATCTGTTCAACAGCAACCGCCTGACCTTCTCTGAGGCACTGGCGAAGCTGTACCAGCGCCTCAACCCGCAGATTGATATGGGTCAGCGCACACCACAGACCATTGGCGAGGAGTTGCTGGACTACCGCAACTACCTGGAGATGGAGGTGGAGGTGAACCGTGGTTCCGACGGCTGGCTGCGC